The genomic region TGGGGTTCGGGAGCGTCGTGAAGGCGACCGTGCTGCTCGCGAGCATGGACGACTTCGCTCTGGTGAACGCGATCTACGCGAAGCGCTTCCCCGAGAACCCGCCGGCGCGCGCGGCGTTCGCGGTCGCGAAGCTGCCGCTCGGAGGCCTCGTCGAGATCGAGGCGATCGCGGCCGAGTAGCGCGGGGAGGTCCTACTTCAGCAGGATCGAGAGGAGCCCGCCGCGGGCCGGTCGCGCACCAGCGGCCGCACACGAGCATCCGGCGCTCGCCCTCACCTCGGTCGAGCCGTCGCCGGGGCCGCCGTCGTCGAGGCCGAACTCCACGGGACCGAGCATCCGGCCCATGACGCGCGCGGAGCCATAGAGCTCCGCCTCCTGGACGCACAGCACCCGGTCGCCAGACGCGGCGATCGCGAACTGCCTCGACGGCGGCGAGCCCGTGCCCCCCGGCCCGATCGGTGTCGGCTCGGCGACCACCGACAGCGCCTCGTCCACGGCCATGCCGAAGACCCCGTAGGTGTACAAGCCCTCGAACTCCGTCGGCACCGAGCCGACGGCCGCGATCACGATGCCGCCTCCCACAGCGACCGCCGCAGGCGCGACGACCTTTCGGTCGAACCCCGCGACGTCGCGGAGCGCCTCGGACACGTCGAAACCCGTCGCGTCCGACGTGTCCGCCGGAAACGCGATCGCCCGGAGCCGGCTCGTCGTGTCCGAGTCGTTCATCGTGTAGAACGCATAGATGCTCTCACCAGCCGATGCGAGCGCGTACTCTCCCGTGGTCCACTTGAGGAGCTCAATCGTCTCCTCGACGGGCTGCGGGTCGTCCGGAACGGAGACGTCGAACCGCCGCGCGCGGTGCTCACAGCTCCAGAAGCCCCCGCCCCCTCCCTTCGCCGGATCGGCTGTCGACGAGTAGCACTCTTCCCAGAGGACGAGCATCGTCGTGCCCGAAACGGCCGCGCGCACGTCCCAAAACGCGGTCCCGCCCTCCGGATCCACGGCTGCCGGGGCGCTGTGCAACGGCTCGGCCAGGAGCTGCGGAGCCTCGGGATCTCCC from Pseudomonadota bacterium harbors:
- a CDS encoding Rid family hydrolase, whose protein sequence is GFGSVVKATVLLASMDDFALVNAIYAKRFPENPPARAAFAVAKLPLGGLVEIEAIAAE